One part of the Xanthocytophaga agilis genome encodes these proteins:
- a CDS encoding geranylgeranylglycerol-phosphate geranylgeranyltransferase — translation MNPSYLRMHQSNQTFVVQLRKKRRSRQIILRALLRLIRFPNLMIVALTQYLVRVCLVGPKGEWWNHLIDLHLLGLAFSTICIAAAGYIINDYYDIKIDTINKPRRVVVGRIMSRRQAIFAHSFLNFLGIGIGTLIGLRIGLVNFIAAFLLWLYSNQLKRLPFIGNFIVALLTAATLWVVVLYNPQNRLYVYTYSVFAFFITLIREIIKDMEDVRGDATFGCRTLPIVWGIRRTKLFLYFLILTFLITLYSFAPFLPERLIWYFSLFILLPMLWFVRQLVRADTRSDFGYLSQICKLISVVGVVSMVFV, via the coding sequence ATGAATCCCTCTTACCTTCGTATGCATCAATCCAACCAGACTTTTGTGGTACAGCTACGTAAAAAACGAAGAAGCCGACAGATTATTCTAAGAGCGTTATTGCGACTTATCCGATTTCCTAATCTGATGATTGTTGCACTAACGCAATATCTGGTTCGTGTTTGTCTGGTAGGTCCAAAGGGCGAGTGGTGGAATCATCTTATTGATTTACATTTATTAGGCTTGGCGTTCTCCACAATATGTATTGCCGCTGCCGGATATATTATCAATGATTACTATGATATAAAGATTGATACCATTAATAAACCTCGCAGGGTAGTTGTAGGTAGGATTATGAGTAGGCGACAGGCTATTTTTGCTCACTCGTTTCTGAACTTTCTGGGAATTGGAATTGGTACACTGATTGGATTGCGTATTGGTCTGGTTAATTTTATTGCCGCTTTTTTATTATGGCTCTATTCCAATCAGTTAAAAAGACTTCCCTTTATTGGCAATTTTATAGTGGCATTGCTAACCGCTGCCACATTATGGGTAGTTGTTCTTTATAATCCTCAAAATAGACTATATGTGTATACATATTCAGTCTTTGCATTTTTTATTACATTGATTCGTGAGATTATCAAGGACATGGAAGATGTAAGGGGAGATGCTACTTTTGGTTGTCGCACATTACCTATCGTATGGGGAATACGTCGTACCAAACTCTTTCTTTATTTTCTGATACTGACCTTTCTAATCACTTTATATTCTTTTGCTCCATTTCTTCCCGAACGCCTGATCTGGTATTTCAGTCTGTTTATTCTTTTGCCTATGTTATGGTTCGTCCGGCAACTGGTTCGGGCTGATACCAGAAGCGATTTTGGGTATCTGAGCCAGATTTGTAAACTTATCTCTGTGGTAGGAGTTGTGAGTATGGTATTTGTGTGA
- a CDS encoding GNAT family N-acetyltransferase translates to MLTDTSVLIKEVTQNEISDVLSIAKATWEPTYREILSKAQIDYMYEEIYTATAVEKQIRDQGHTFLILYVADAAVGYASYSLREDKERVYKVHKLHIHPDFQGQKYGRTLVGHLEKEVKNRGARMLEMNVNRYNPAVRFYERCGYQQAREENTPIGDFWMNDFVMYKELY, encoded by the coding sequence ATGCTTACAGATACAAGTGTGCTTATCAAAGAAGTTACCCAAAATGAGATCTCAGATGTTTTATCTATAGCTAAAGCTACCTGGGAACCTACTTATCGGGAAATACTTTCCAAGGCACAAATTGACTACATGTATGAAGAGATTTATACTGCAACAGCTGTAGAAAAACAGATACGGGATCAAGGACATACTTTTCTGATATTATATGTTGCAGATGCAGCTGTCGGATATGCTTCCTATAGTTTAAGAGAAGACAAAGAAAGAGTATATAAAGTGCATAAGTTGCATATTCATCCAGACTTTCAGGGACAAAAATATGGACGTACATTGGTAGGGCATCTTGAGAAGGAAGTAAAAAACCGGGGAGCTCGCATGCTGGAAATGAATGTCAACCGTTATAATCCTGCCGTTCGTTTTTATGAACGATGTGGATATCAGCAGGCGCGGGAAGAAAATACTCCAATCGGAGATTTCTGGATGAATGATTTTGTTATGTATAAGGAACTTTACTAA
- the menB gene encoding 1,4-dihydroxy-2-naphthoyl-CoA synthase yields the protein MASTFAWEKIKDYEEIKFEYYNGIGKITINRPHKRNAFTPLTVIEMIDAMTHSRYDDRIGVIILTGEGPDAFCSGGDQSVRGHGGYVGKDGVARLNVLDLQKLIRSIPKPVIAMVAGYAIGGGHVLHVVCDLSIAAENARFGQTGPKVGSFDGGFGASYLARIVGQKKAREIWFLCDQYNAQEALDMGLVNKVVPLEKLEETTVEWCEKILEKSPIALRMLKASFNAELDGQAGIQELAGNATLLYYLSDEAKEGKQAFLEKRKPDFSKYPKFP from the coding sequence ATGGCTTCAACATTTGCATGGGAAAAAATTAAGGATTACGAGGAAATTAAGTTTGAGTATTATAATGGCATCGGAAAGATAACCATTAATCGTCCCCATAAACGGAATGCATTTACACCGCTGACTGTAATCGAAATGATTGATGCTATGACGCATTCCCGTTACGATGATCGGATTGGGGTAATTATATTGACAGGAGAGGGGCCGGATGCTTTTTGTAGTGGTGGTGATCAGAGTGTTCGCGGACATGGAGGATATGTAGGTAAAGATGGGGTAGCCCGGTTAAATGTATTGGATCTGCAAAAGTTGATCCGTTCTATTCCTAAGCCTGTCATTGCTATGGTTGCAGGATATGCTATCGGAGGTGGACATGTTCTACATGTAGTATGTGACTTGTCAATTGCTGCTGAAAATGCTCGTTTTGGGCAGACCGGTCCTAAGGTAGGAAGTTTTGATGGTGGTTTTGGTGCTTCATATCTGGCACGTATTGTTGGACAGAAAAAAGCACGCGAAATCTGGTTCCTGTGCGATCAGTACAATGCACAGGAAGCACTGGATATGGGTCTGGTGAATAAAGTAGTTCCTTTGGAAAAACTGGAAGAAACAACTGTAGAGTGGTGTGAGAAGATACTTGAAAAATCGCCTATTGCCCTACGCATGCTAAAAGCTTCCTTTAATGCTGAACTTGATGGTCAGGCAGGTATTCAGGAGTTGGCAGGAAATGCAACATTGCTATACTATCTGTCAGATGAGGCAAAAGAAGGAAAACAAGCTTTTCTAGAAAAACGTAAACCGGATTTTTCAAAATATCCAAAATTCCCTTAA
- a CDS encoding Hsp20/alpha crystallin family protein, translating into MKNDLKEYVNQINWLNTITGGVSMTAIQVAHDAEKLVISLSAPGVDPESFHIFVNNDKLTIHSFLPEMFDKFIEEEEEDEPVPMFQRIFDIPNFVDSSHIQAVYSHGQLQVLLPFKDRDEAPRRIDIDIL; encoded by the coding sequence ATGAAAAATGATTTGAAAGAGTATGTTAACCAGATTAACTGGTTAAATACAATTACCGGAGGAGTTAGTATGACTGCTATTCAGGTTGCGCATGATGCTGAGAAATTAGTAATCAGTTTATCTGCCCCTGGAGTAGATCCTGAGTCTTTTCATATATTCGTAAATAATGATAAACTGACTATTCACTCCTTCCTGCCGGAGATGTTTGATAAATTTATTGAAGAGGAAGAAGAGGACGAACCTGTACCTATGTTTCAACGGATCTTTGATATACCAAACTTTGTAGATAGCAGTCATATTCAAGCTGTATACAGTCATGGTCAGTTGCAGGTGCTCCTTCCATTTAAAGATAGAGATGAAGCTCCCCGGCGTATTGATATAGATATTTTATAA
- the priA gene encoding replication restart helicase PriA, whose amino-acid sequence MSSSDNEINESASLSLGLFPEVVTLFVDVIVPLPLPNLLTYRVPAIMNDMIQVGARVIVQLGTRRILTAIVARVHQDPPKKYIAKPLLELLDEAPMVTIYQLELFRWVADYYMCHIGEVMNAALPSGLKINSESKLQYNPEFDVNTPLTETEGKLLEAVQEKNSLSTDEAARLLGQKDIYPIIKSLSKKGAVLVYEEVKEKYTPKIVKKIRLTRDYEDWEPLKDLIDELEDRKQYKQVGVLMKYLARVPVMQNRIANADGLEKSVLVKDDISESALKTLLKKNVFEEFEIIISRFADVPYSGDDVQLSESQQLATEKIMSYFKTKDTVLLHGITGSGKTAVYINLIQKVLASGSQVLYLLPEIALTTQIVSRLRKVFGDQMGIYHSKFSDNERVEVWRGVLSGKFNFVIGVRSAIFLPFDNLGLIVVDEEHESSYKQYDPAPRYNARDLALVVARLQQAKVLMGSATPSFESFYNAKQGRYGYVKLTQRFREAQLPEISLVNIRIERKQKKLKHNFSDTLLTSLKDNITKGEQSILFQNRRGYAPYVMCEDCGWIPHCHQCNVSLTYHQHTQEMRCHYCGFTEQMSHQCPVCGSTRIKTMGYGTEKIEDELKLLLPQARTARMDLDTTRQKNAIQNIVQAFEAGETDILIGTQMLSKGLDFDKVSFVGIFDADHIIHFPDFRAHERAFQLLTQVAGRAGRRNTQGRVLIQTGNPELFVIEKILQNDYEGLYEKEIPERQKFNYPPFTRLIRLIIKHEDEITAEEAAQTLANGLREKMGSRVLGPEPPLVNRIRNQFLKDILIKLEKDNINLRLIKEQIREEIQKILTTKQFKQTTVVIDVDPM is encoded by the coding sequence GTGTCGTCATCTGATAACGAAATAAACGAGTCTGCTTCGCTTTCTTTAGGGCTTTTTCCTGAAGTAGTTACCCTGTTTGTGGATGTGATTGTACCACTTCCACTGCCCAACCTGCTTACCTATAGAGTTCCAGCTATCATGAATGATATGATACAGGTTGGCGCACGGGTTATTGTTCAATTAGGTACCCGCCGTATCCTAACAGCTATTGTAGCACGTGTGCACCAGGATCCACCAAAGAAATATATTGCCAAGCCTTTGCTTGAGCTTCTGGATGAGGCACCTATGGTTACTATCTATCAGTTGGAGTTGTTTCGATGGGTAGCAGATTATTATATGTGTCATATCGGAGAGGTGATGAATGCAGCATTACCTTCCGGATTAAAGATTAATAGTGAATCTAAATTACAATATAATCCAGAGTTTGATGTCAACACTCCTCTTACAGAAACAGAAGGAAAGCTACTGGAAGCTGTTCAGGAGAAAAACTCTTTATCTACAGATGAAGCAGCCCGGCTTCTGGGTCAGAAGGATATCTATCCTATTATTAAATCCTTAAGCAAAAAAGGAGCTGTACTGGTATATGAAGAGGTAAAGGAAAAATATACTCCCAAAATCGTCAAGAAGATTCGTCTGACCCGCGATTATGAAGATTGGGAGCCTTTAAAGGATCTGATTGATGAACTGGAAGATCGCAAGCAGTACAAACAGGTTGGTGTATTGATGAAATACCTGGCCCGCGTACCTGTGATGCAGAACCGTATAGCCAATGCCGATGGATTGGAAAAATCTGTCCTTGTTAAGGATGACATCTCTGAATCTGCCCTAAAAACACTGTTAAAGAAGAATGTTTTTGAAGAATTTGAGATAATCATTTCCCGTTTTGCAGATGTACCCTATTCAGGAGATGATGTCCAGCTTTCTGAGTCCCAGCAACTGGCTACTGAAAAGATTATGTCGTATTTTAAGACAAAAGATACGGTATTGCTGCATGGAATTACAGGAAGTGGAAAAACGGCTGTATATATCAACCTCATTCAGAAAGTACTGGCTTCTGGTTCTCAGGTATTATACCTTTTACCGGAAATTGCTCTAACCACTCAGATTGTATCCCGTTTGCGAAAAGTATTTGGGGACCAAATGGGCATTTATCATTCTAAATTCTCTGATAATGAACGTGTCGAAGTGTGGAGAGGGGTACTGTCTGGTAAGTTCAATTTTGTCATTGGAGTTCGATCTGCAATATTCCTACCCTTTGATAACCTGGGACTCATTGTAGTAGATGAAGAACATGAAAGTTCCTATAAACAATATGATCCTGCTCCCCGATACAATGCACGGGATCTGGCCCTGGTTGTAGCCAGACTTCAGCAAGCTAAGGTATTGATGGGCTCAGCCACTCCGTCGTTTGAATCGTTTTACAATGCCAAACAAGGCAGATATGGGTATGTAAAACTTACTCAACGTTTTCGGGAGGCACAACTTCCGGAAATTTCTCTAGTCAATATCAGGATAGAACGTAAACAGAAAAAACTAAAACACAATTTTTCAGATACACTGTTGACATCCTTAAAAGACAATATTACAAAAGGAGAACAAAGCATCTTGTTTCAGAATCGTCGTGGATATGCCCCTTATGTAATGTGTGAAGACTGCGGGTGGATACCTCATTGCCACCAATGCAATGTTAGTCTTACCTATCATCAGCATACGCAGGAAATGCGTTGTCACTATTGCGGGTTTACAGAGCAAATGTCTCATCAATGCCCTGTCTGTGGATCTACTCGTATTAAAACAATGGGTTATGGTACTGAAAAGATAGAGGATGAACTAAAATTATTGCTTCCTCAGGCCCGGACTGCTCGCATGGATCTGGATACGACACGTCAGAAAAACGCTATTCAGAATATTGTACAAGCATTTGAAGCAGGTGAGACAGATATTCTTATAGGAACACAAATGCTAAGTAAAGGGCTTGACTTTGACAAAGTTAGCTTTGTAGGCATATTTGATGCCGATCACATCATTCATTTTCCGGACTTTCGTGCCCATGAACGAGCGTTTCAACTCCTTACTCAGGTGGCAGGTCGTGCAGGTCGCCGGAATACACAGGGCCGTGTACTGATTCAAACAGGCAACCCAGAACTGTTTGTAATTGAGAAAATTCTGCAAAATGACTATGAAGGATTATACGAAAAAGAAATACCTGAACGGCAAAAATTTAATTACCCTCCATTTACACGTCTGATTCGTCTGATTATTAAACATGAAGATGAAATTACAGCAGAAGAGGCTGCTCAGACACTGGCAAATGGATTGAGGGAAAAGATGGGTAGCCGTGTACTTGGTCCAGAACCGCCTTTGGTTAATAGGATACGAAATCAGTTCCTGAAAGATATTCTGATTAAGCTTGAGAAGGATAATATAAACCTGCGCCTGATTAAAGAACAGATTCGAGAAGAGATTCAAAAAATCCTAACTACAAAGCAGTTTAAACAAACCACTGTTGTGATTGATGTAGATCCTATGTAA
- a CDS encoding glycosyltransferase, which produces MNTIAPKRNTWIKRNKYYYKNLVKFLKFNIPENSRILEIGCGTGYLLNELKPSYGVGIDISPEMIHIAKEQFPQYDFQVMDAEQITLKEKFDFIIISDSIGYFEDVQKAFSQLHSVCNKDTRIIITYINFIWLPLLSLAQWLGLKMPQKRSNWLEIEDISNLLKLTDFDIIKHGRRFLLPINIPIISWLCNNYLVHLPFFNLFGLKKFIIARSIAEYNQNPQQKSISVIIPARNEKGNIEAALQRMPQMGSHTEVIFVEGNSTDDTLEEIKRVCAAYSSLLDVKYTTQDGKGKGDAVRKGFAMASGDILVILDADLTVPPEDLPKFYNAIASGKGEYINGSRLVYPMEDEAMRTLNIMGNKFFSIMFSWLLNQRLKDTLCGTKVISQANYQKLIANRSYFGDFDPFGDFDLIFGSSKLNLKIVEIPIRYKARSYGETNISRFKHGWLLLKMVAFAMNKIKFI; this is translated from the coding sequence ATGAATACAATTGCGCCCAAACGAAATACGTGGATAAAGCGGAACAAGTATTATTATAAGAACCTGGTTAAATTTCTAAAGTTTAATATTCCCGAAAATAGCAGAATTCTTGAAATAGGTTGTGGTACAGGTTATCTACTTAACGAGTTAAAGCCGAGTTATGGAGTAGGTATTGATATTTCGCCAGAAATGATACATATAGCTAAGGAGCAATTTCCTCAATATGACTTTCAGGTGATGGATGCAGAGCAAATTACACTAAAAGAGAAGTTTGACTTCATAATTATTTCCGATAGTATCGGATATTTTGAGGATGTTCAGAAAGCATTTTCCCAATTGCATTCTGTCTGCAACAAAGATACCCGTATTATTATCACCTATATCAATTTTATCTGGCTACCCTTACTAAGCCTGGCACAATGGTTAGGTTTAAAAATGCCGCAAAAACGTAGCAACTGGCTGGAAATAGAAGATATATCCAATTTACTCAAACTAACAGATTTTGATATTATTAAACACGGACGACGGTTTCTGTTACCCATTAATATCCCTATTATATCTTGGCTTTGCAACAATTACCTGGTGCATCTACCTTTCTTTAACTTATTTGGATTAAAGAAATTCATCATAGCACGTAGCATAGCTGAATATAATCAAAATCCTCAGCAAAAGAGTATAAGTGTAATTATTCCAGCCCGCAATGAGAAAGGCAATATTGAAGCAGCCTTACAACGGATGCCTCAAATGGGTAGTCATACGGAAGTAATATTTGTAGAAGGGAACTCAACAGATGATACCCTTGAAGAAATCAAACGAGTATGTGCAGCCTATTCATCCCTACTTGATGTAAAATATACAACTCAGGATGGTAAAGGCAAAGGTGATGCAGTGCGAAAAGGATTTGCAATGGCCTCAGGTGATATATTGGTGATACTGGATGCTGATCTTACAGTTCCTCCAGAGGATCTACCCAAATTTTACAATGCTATTGCATCTGGAAAGGGAGAATATATAAATGGGTCCCGATTAGTGTATCCCATGGAAGATGAAGCGATGAGAACACTAAACATAATGGGCAACAAGTTCTTTTCTATTATGTTTTCCTGGCTTCTTAACCAAAGATTAAAAGATACTTTATGTGGAACAAAGGTAATTTCGCAGGCCAACTATCAGAAGCTAATAGCCAACCGAAGCTACTTTGGCGATTTTGATCCTTTTGGCGATTTTGATCTTATATTTGGTTCTTCAAAATTAAATTTGAAAATAGTAGAAATCCCCATACGATATAAAGCACGTTCTTATGGAGAGACCAATATATCCAGATTTAAACATGGCTGGCTCCTTTTAAAAATGGTGGCATTTGCGATGAATAAAATTAAGTTTATATAA
- a CDS encoding class I SAM-dependent methyltransferase, producing the protein MEHILEKHRRIWDEKKILQIIYSEWYTKIIKDLAQTQKPTVELGAGGGNFKQFKPDVIAADVVPFDWLDMVFDAHHMPFKDNELGNIVMIDVLHHLDNPVAFLKEAQRVLEPGGRLIMLEPYPSLFSLPIYRKFHPEPFIMDVDYFQKKETNEKDPWDSNQAIPYLLFFKHRDTFKKIFGDQFHLAYKEHLSFLLYPASGGFENKSMIPDWSIPMFQFFEKALTPLRSILAFRCYVILEKK; encoded by the coding sequence ATGGAACATATATTAGAAAAGCACAGACGTATTTGGGATGAAAAAAAGATTCTGCAAATAATCTACTCTGAATGGTATACTAAAATTATTAAAGACTTAGCCCAAACCCAAAAACCAACAGTAGAACTTGGAGCAGGAGGAGGAAACTTCAAACAATTTAAACCAGATGTTATAGCAGCTGATGTTGTTCCATTTGATTGGCTGGATATGGTGTTTGATGCACACCATATGCCTTTTAAAGATAATGAGCTAGGAAATATCGTTATGATAGATGTGTTACACCATCTGGATAATCCGGTTGCCTTTTTAAAAGAAGCCCAACGCGTTCTGGAGCCAGGTGGAAGATTAATCATGTTAGAGCCTTACCCATCGCTTTTTTCGCTCCCTATTTATCGTAAATTTCACCCAGAACCATTTATAATGGATGTTGATTATTTCCAAAAGAAAGAAACCAATGAAAAGGATCCATGGGACTCTAATCAGGCAATTCCTTACTTGTTGTTTTTTAAACATAGAGATACTTTCAAAAAAATATTTGGAGATCAGTTTCACCTAGCCTATAAGGAGCATCTCAGTTTTCTGTTATATCCTGCGTCTGGTGGATTCGAGAATAAATCTATGATTCCGGATTGGTCTATCCCAATGTTCCAATTCTTTGAGAAAGCTCTTACTCCTCTTAGATCTATTCTAGCATTCAGATGTTATGTCATCCTTGAAAAAAAATAA
- a CDS encoding acetyl-CoA hydrolase/transferase family protein yields MQVSLQYTTAEEAVKYIQSGNRVFVHSVALTPHVLLDAMTTQASRLENVELLHIHTEGVLPYMKHDLKKTFHSNAMFVGANHRKFLAEGYGDYIPIFLSDIHLLFYRNILPLDVAMIMVSPPDEHGYCSLGCSVDVSLAAVRTARYVIAEINPSVPRTHGDGFIHVSQIHAAIEVNYPIYEVKPEPLSDLEISIGRNVAGLVEDGATLQMGIGGIPNAVLAELKHHKHLGIHTEMFSDGLIDLFESGAIDNSLKKVMPGKIVSCFAMGTRRLYDFINNNPAVAMKETSYTNDTSIIRRNPKVTAINSAIEVDLTGQICADTIGTYQYSGVGGQMDFIRGAALSEGGKPIIALASTTSKGESKIVSELKPGAAITTTRAHARFIVTEYGVADLFGKTLKQRAKELIAISHPSQRENLERAAFERFHGHYQ; encoded by the coding sequence ATGCAAGTTTCACTTCAATACACAACTGCAGAAGAAGCAGTTAAATATATTCAATCTGGCAATCGTGTGTTTGTCCACAGTGTTGCGCTTACCCCTCATGTATTACTTGATGCTATGACAACACAGGCATCACGACTGGAAAATGTAGAATTGCTTCATATCCATACCGAAGGGGTATTACCTTATATGAAACACGATTTAAAGAAAACGTTTCATTCCAATGCTATGTTTGTTGGAGCAAATCACCGAAAATTTCTTGCAGAAGGCTATGGTGATTATATTCCTATCTTTTTATCTGATATTCATTTACTATTTTATCGCAATATCCTTCCATTGGATGTAGCCATGATTATGGTTTCTCCTCCAGATGAGCATGGATATTGCTCTCTAGGATGTTCTGTAGATGTAAGCTTGGCAGCGGTACGGACAGCCCGATATGTTATTGCAGAAATCAATCCATCAGTACCTCGTACACATGGAGATGGGTTTATTCATGTAAGTCAGATTCATGCAGCAATAGAAGTAAATTATCCAATCTATGAGGTAAAACCAGAACCATTATCTGATCTGGAGATTTCGATAGGTAGAAATGTTGCGGGTCTGGTAGAAGATGGAGCAACTCTTCAAATGGGAATTGGAGGAATTCCTAATGCAGTACTGGCAGAATTGAAACATCACAAACATCTGGGAATCCACACCGAAATGTTTTCTGATGGACTTATAGACTTATTTGAAAGCGGCGCTATTGATAATTCATTAAAGAAAGTAATGCCCGGCAAGATTGTATCCTGTTTTGCAATGGGGACCCGCAGGTTATATGATTTTATCAATAATAATCCGGCTGTAGCAATGAAGGAAACCTCCTATACTAACGATACCAGTATAATCAGACGTAATCCAAAAGTAACAGCTATTAACAGCGCTATAGAAGTAGATCTCACAGGACAGATCTGTGCAGATACAATTGGTACATACCAATATTCTGGAGTGGGTGGACAAATGGACTTTATACGAGGGGCGGCCTTATCAGAGGGAGGTAAACCCATTATTGCACTAGCATCAACCACTAGTAAGGGAGAAAGCAAAATTGTATCTGAACTAAAACCGGGAGCAGCTATTACGACTACTCGGGCACACGCCCGATTCATTGTAACGGAATATGGAGTAGCTGACTTGTTCGGAAAAACCTTGAAACAACGTGCCAAGGAACTTATTGCGATTTCCCATCCAAGCCAAAGGGAAAATCTTGAAAGAGCAGCCTTTGAGAGATTTCACGGACATTACCAATAA
- the glmM gene encoding phosphoglucosamine mutase: MTLITSISGIRGTIGGKSGGSLTPSDVLKYTAAYGTWIKTQASASNTFKVVIGRDARLSGEMISRIVSSTLQGLGIDVVDIGLSTTPTVEMAVVMEKASGGIIITASHNPIQWNALKLLNQHGEFLSASDGEKIIKLAEENDFTYAEVKKLGKYTTDNTYLQKHIEAILALPLVNRAAIAQRGFNVVIDAVNSSGGIAVPMLLDALGVKKRTLINCDPSGIFAHNPEPLPEHLIQIAAELEKGRYDLGIVVDPDVDRLALICEDGSMFGEEYTLVAVADYILKHHPGGNTVSNLSSTRALRDVTERYGGQYFAAAVGEVNVVTAMKECQSIIGGEGNGGVIYPALHHGRDGLVGIALFLSHLAEFGYSISRLRATYPDYHISKNKIELTPDIDVDEILEMIKQKYAKNPINTVDGVKIEFGKEWVHLRKSNTEPIIRIYSESDSQSTADYLANKIISDIRELVGQQIRT; the protein is encoded by the coding sequence GTGACATTAATTACTTCGATTTCAGGAATCCGAGGAACTATTGGAGGAAAGAGTGGAGGCTCATTGACTCCATCAGATGTGCTTAAATACACAGCTGCTTATGGAACCTGGATCAAAACACAAGCATCCGCTTCCAATACCTTCAAAGTGGTAATCGGACGTGATGCCAGACTTTCAGGAGAAATGATTTCCCGTATTGTATCATCCACATTGCAGGGATTGGGGATTGATGTAGTAGATATTGGGTTGTCAACGACTCCTACTGTGGAGATGGCAGTAGTCATGGAAAAAGCAAGTGGAGGTATTATCATTACAGCCAGTCATAATCCAATCCAATGGAATGCCCTTAAATTATTAAATCAACATGGGGAGTTTCTGTCAGCGTCTGATGGCGAAAAGATCATAAAACTTGCAGAAGAAAACGACTTTACCTATGCAGAAGTAAAGAAGTTAGGTAAGTACACCACAGACAACACCTATCTGCAGAAACATATTGAAGCTATTCTGGCATTGCCCCTTGTCAATCGGGCTGCTATAGCGCAACGTGGGTTTAATGTGGTAATAGATGCGGTTAACTCCTCAGGAGGTATTGCAGTTCCAATGCTCCTGGATGCATTAGGTGTAAAGAAACGCACGCTAATAAATTGTGATCCTTCCGGAATTTTTGCCCATAACCCGGAACCCCTTCCAGAACACCTTATCCAGATCGCAGCCGAACTTGAGAAAGGTCGTTATGATCTGGGTATAGTGGTAGATCCTGATGTAGACAGACTGGCGCTTATCTGTGAGGATGGAAGCATGTTTGGAGAAGAATACACACTTGTAGCTGTAGCTGACTATATACTCAAACATCATCCGGGAGGTAACACTGTTTCTAACCTGTCATCAACCCGTGCATTGCGGGATGTAACAGAACGATATGGTGGCCAATATTTTGCAGCTGCTGTAGGTGAGGTAAACGTGGTAACTGCCATGAAAGAATGTCAGTCTATCATTGGTGGAGAGGGTAATGGAGGTGTAATCTATCCGGCCTTGCATCATGGACGGGATGGCCTGGTAGGTATTGCACTGTTCCTGAGTCACCTGGCTGAGTTTGGGTATTCTATTTCCAGACTACGTGCTACCTATCCGGATTACCATATATCTAAAAATAAAATTGAACTCACTCCTGATATCGATGTAGATGAAATTCTGGAGATGATTAAACAGAAATATGCTAAGAATCCTATCAACACTGTAGATGGCGTAAAGATAGAATTTGGTAAAGAATGGGTACATTTGCGTAAATCCAATACGGAACCTATCATTCGTATTTACTCAGAGTCAGATTCTCAGTCTACAGCTGATTACCTGGCAAACAAGATTATTAGTGATATACGGGAACTGGTGGGACAACAGATCAGAACCTGA